From one Anabas testudineus chromosome 18, fAnaTes1.2, whole genome shotgun sequence genomic stretch:
- the leap2 gene encoding liver-expressed antimicrobial peptide 2: MQEKMFFSQRKTGIALCIVLLMLAQQVSTGPLVSQVQSKSDHSVQALRRIARMTPLWRIMNSKPFGAYCQNNYECTTGICRAGHCSTSHRSSSEPVKY, encoded by the exons ATGCAGGAGAAAATGTTCTTCAGCCAAAGGAAAACTGGAATAGCACTGTGCATTGTGCTGTTAATGCTGGCTCAACAG GTGTCCACAGGACCACTGGTCTCTCAGGTCCAGTCTAAGTCTGACCACAGTGTCCAGGCACTGAGGAGAATAGCTCGGATGACGCCGCTGTGGAGGATCATGAACAGTAAACCGTTTGGAGCGTACTGCCAAAACAACTATGAATGCACCACAGGAATCTGCAG GGCCGGACACTGCTCCACCAGCCATCGCTCCTCCTCGGAGCCCGTGAAGTACTAG
- the bmp15 gene encoding bone morphogenetic protein 15 has translation MPNMTATRTKHSLLCVCILSCFVFLLSSTCTGAVAGPKMASHHPTLKRSRRSSQSAKHRGAHHRPLTDEQKADQNLQFMLSLYQSAAEPDGRPRQHRKFGSNTVRLLRPTASSVHYLPQSRDHHYTFTVQYNLDTHPSEQLVRVSFVHLRSSPAAPSSTASVNATQASEPPRCRAQITSLGKESLVTLEPNERWTETDITPHVSGHVVQGKNKGTGGHLTLTAQYWCTEPGLAEEDGRLLWWWNRLRGKPRKEPHLEVPSLLLYLEEEREVKDWMGELLGVEGANIMSQIGQWHPSVRRRRRSKDNSSSEPKDPSLDALKNAPTSSSSFSTSHSASIVSDIPNYKRKTSMPKNRCKLHSFRLSFDELGWGHYFIAPPVYNPRFCQGDCPRVLHYGYHSPNHAIIQTVINDLGVGDVPPPSCVPYKYMPMSVLVVHKKKVEYRELEDMVAESCTCR, from the exons ATGCCAAACATGACGGCGACCCGCACCAAACACAGCttattgtgtgtctgcattCTGTCCTGTTTCGTCTTCCTGTTGTCTTCCACCTGCACCGGAGCTGTAGCCGGGCCGAAAATGGCCTCTCATCACCCCACGCTGAAGCGCAGCCGTCGGAGCAGCCAGAGCGCAAAGCACCGAGGCGCGCACCACCGGCCGCTGACGGACGAGCAGAAAGCGGATCAGAACCTGCAGTTCATGCTCAGTTTGTACCAAAGCGCAGCCGAACCGGACGGCAGGCCCAGACAGCACCGAAAGTTCGGGTCCAACACGGTCCGCCTGCTGAGACCCACGGCGTCATCGGTGCACTACTTACCACAGTCAAGAG ATCATCACTACACcttcacagtacagtacaaccTCGACACTCATCCCTCAGAACAGCTGGTCAGAGTCTCATTCGTCCACCTCCGCTCCTCTCCCGCCGCTCCCTCCTCTACAGCTTCCGTCAATGCCACCCAGGCCTCCGAGCCTCCTCGCTGCAGGGCTCAGATCACCTCGCTGGGTAAAGAGAGCCTGGTCACCCTGGAGCCCAATGAAAGATGGACAGAGACCGACATCACGCCACACGTCAGTGGACACGTTGTGCAGGGGAAGAACAAGGGCACAGGGGGACACTTAACCCTCACTGCCCAGTACTGGTGCACAGAACCTGGGCTTGCTGAAGAAGACGGCAGACTCCTGTGGTGGTGGAATCGCCTGCGAGGAAAACCAAGAAAGGAACCTCACCTTGAAGTCCCATCTCTTCTTTTGTACttagaggaggagagggaagtaAAGGACTGGATGGGGGAATTGCTGGGGGTTGAAGGGGCAAACATCATGAGTCAGATAGGGCAGTGGCACCCTTCAGTTCGCCGCCGCCGTCGCTCCAAAGACAACTCCTCTTCGGAGCCAAAAGATCCTTCGCTGGACGCTCTGAAAAACGCTCCCACTTCgtcctcctctttctctacCTCCCACTCTGCCTCCATCGTCTCAGATATCCCCAACTACAAACGCAAAACCAGCATGCCCAAGAACCGCTGTAAGCTCCACTCCTTCCGCCTCTCCTTTGATGAACTCGGCTGGGGTCACTACTTCATCGCCCCGCCCGTCTACAACCCTCGGTTCTGCCAGGGGGACTGCCCAAGGGTGCTGCACTACGGCTACCATTCCCCCAACCACGCCATCATCCAGACAGTCATCAATGACTTGGGTGTTGGGGACGTTCCTCCACCGTCCTGCGTACCTTATAAATACATGCCCATGAGCGTGTTGGTGGTGCACAAGAAGAAGGTGGAGTACAGGGAGCTGGAAGACATGGTGGCAGAGTCGTGCACGTGTCGCTGA